From one Halothece sp. PCC 7418 genomic stretch:
- the fabG gene encoding 3-oxoacyl-[acyl-carrier-protein] reductase, with protein sequence MSSQHLSEKVAIVTGASRGIGRAIAIALAQEGAKVVVNYARSDSAANEVVKAITEAGGEAIAVQADVSKAEEVQNLIKETRSQYGSIDVLVNNAGITRDTLLLRMKLEDWQAVIDLNLTGVFLCTQAVSKIMLKQRQGRIINIASVAGQMGNPGQANYSAAKAGVIGFTKTMAKELASRNVTVNAVAPGFIATEMTSELDAEGILQYIPLGRYGQPEEVAGMVRFLASDPAAAYITGQVFNVDGGMVMS encoded by the coding sequence ATGTCATCACAGCATTTATCGGAAAAAGTTGCCATTGTCACTGGCGCATCTCGTGGAATCGGTCGCGCGATCGCGATCGCGCTAGCCCAAGAAGGGGCAAAAGTCGTGGTTAACTATGCCCGTTCCGACTCAGCAGCCAACGAAGTCGTGAAGGCGATTACTGAGGCAGGCGGAGAAGCCATTGCAGTTCAAGCTGATGTCAGTAAGGCAGAAGAAGTGCAAAATCTCATTAAAGAAACTCGCAGTCAATATGGATCAATTGATGTTTTAGTGAATAATGCCGGGATTACCCGTGATACTTTATTATTACGGATGAAATTAGAAGATTGGCAAGCGGTGATAGACTTAAACCTCACGGGTGTCTTCCTCTGCACGCAGGCGGTCAGTAAAATCATGCTCAAACAGCGTCAAGGCAGAATTATTAATATCGCCTCTGTTGCTGGACAAATGGGGAATCCTGGACAAGCGAACTACAGTGCTGCTAAAGCGGGAGTCATTGGCTTTACCAAAACAATGGCAAAAGAACTTGCTTCTCGGAATGTTACAGTGAATGCGGTTGCCCCTGGCTTTATCGCAACGGAAATGACCAGCGAGTTAGATGCGGAAGGCATTTTGCAATACATCCCCCTCGGACGCTATGGTCAACCTGAAGAAGTGGCGGGAATGGTGCGTTTTCTCGCTAGCGATCCTGCTGCTGCTTACATTACGGGACAAGTCTTTAATGTTGATGGCGGAATGGTCATGAGTTGA
- the murA gene encoding UDP-N-acetylglucosamine 1-carboxyvinyltransferase has protein sequence MVCFLEDRAINLSTETQPPSVLKIWGETQLNGQVTISGAKNSALAIMAGTLLCADECRLRNIPSLVDINHMGDVLNSLGLKLNRNGDTLEINAQEITTSKPPYELVSRLRASFFVIGPLLARLGVARVPLPGGCAIGARPVDLHVRGLEAMGAKVRIEHGIVYADIPGSNNRLQGAEIYLDYPSVGATETILMAATLAEGETRIENAAREPEVVDLANFCIAMGAKIQGAGTNTITISGVKSLHSVDYPIIPDRIEAGTFLVAGAITHSEISLSPVVPEHLTPVIAKLRAMGVKIIADAPNCLSLIPGTLHGTDIETLPYPGFPTDMQAQLMALLALSEGDSVITETVFENRLRHVAEFKRMGADIRLKGQQAIIRGVSMLTGAPVVATDLRASAALVVAGLAAKGITTIQGLHHLDRGYDNLEDKLRGLGAKLQRVSIEETDLPAEELIEAEKR, from the coding sequence GTGGTGTGTTTTTTGGAGGATAGAGCCATTAATTTATCAACTGAGACCCAACCCCCTTCTGTGCTAAAAATTTGGGGAGAAACCCAGTTAAACGGACAGGTTACTATTAGTGGGGCAAAAAACTCTGCTTTAGCCATTATGGCAGGAACGCTGTTATGTGCGGATGAATGCCGTTTGCGGAATATTCCCTCTCTCGTCGATATTAATCACATGGGAGATGTTTTAAACAGTTTAGGACTGAAACTGAACCGCAACGGGGACACTTTAGAGATTAACGCCCAAGAGATTACAACATCGAAACCCCCTTACGAACTTGTCTCTCGTTTACGGGCGAGTTTTTTTGTGATTGGGCCATTGTTAGCACGTTTAGGGGTGGCGCGAGTGCCTTTACCAGGGGGATGCGCGATCGGGGCGCGTCCAGTGGATCTTCATGTGCGAGGCTTAGAAGCCATGGGGGCAAAAGTCCGCATTGAACACGGGATTGTTTATGCCGATATTCCTGGCAGTAATAATCGCTTACAGGGAGCAGAGATTTATCTGGATTATCCCAGTGTCGGCGCAACAGAAACCATTTTAATGGCTGCTACCTTAGCCGAAGGGGAAACCCGCATTGAAAATGCAGCGCGAGAACCAGAAGTCGTTGATTTAGCCAATTTCTGCATCGCCATGGGGGCAAAAATTCAAGGTGCAGGCACAAATACGATTACGATTTCTGGGGTTAAATCCCTACACAGTGTGGATTATCCGATTATTCCAGATCGGATTGAAGCGGGAACGTTTTTAGTCGCGGGTGCGATTACCCATTCCGAAATTTCTTTATCACCCGTTGTTCCCGAGCATTTAACTCCTGTCATTGCCAAATTAAGAGCAATGGGAGTCAAAATTATCGCGGATGCACCAAACTGCTTAAGTCTGATTCCGGGTACACTTCACGGAACTGATATTGAAACGCTTCCTTATCCTGGCTTTCCCACAGATATGCAAGCCCAACTGATGGCGTTACTCGCCCTGAGTGAAGGGGATAGTGTTATCACCGAAACCGTTTTTGAAAATCGTCTGCGTCATGTTGCTGAGTTTAAGCGGATGGGGGCTGATATTCGTTTGAAGGGTCAGCAAGCGATTATTCGGGGGGTTTCTATGCTGACGGGTGCGCCAGTTGTCGCCACCGATTTGCGAGCGTCTGCTGCGCTAGTGGTTGCTGGCTTAGCAGCCAAAGGCATCACCACGATTCAAGGGTTACATCATCTCGATCGCGGTTACGATAACTTAGAAGACAAATTACGTGGACTTGGGGCAAAATTGCAACGGGTGAGTATTGAAGAAACCGATCTTCCTGCAGAAGAATTAATTGAAGCTGAAAAACGCTAA
- a CDS encoding 2TM domain-containing protein gives MTVTDTYTQPTYRQEEVQEILQLAIAQKSNQGEFTRDQLFEMAAELEIPPTTIQAAEKAWLDQQQEAQKRKAFDNYRWHQIKQKVGKYLITNSFLVTLDLLKDTTLNWSPFIFLIWGLFLSLDIWKTYHLQGEEYDRAFESWKRKYELRRSAKLLWQTFKEKLAGN, from the coding sequence ATGACAGTTACAGACACCTACACCCAACCCACTTATCGTCAAGAGGAAGTTCAAGAAATTTTACAACTCGCGATCGCGCAAAAGTCGAATCAAGGAGAATTCACCCGCGATCAACTCTTTGAAATGGCTGCGGAATTAGAGATTCCTCCAACCACGATTCAAGCTGCGGAAAAAGCGTGGTTAGACCAACAGCAAGAAGCCCAAAAACGCAAGGCTTTTGATAACTATCGTTGGCATCAAATTAAACAAAAAGTTGGCAAATATCTGATTACAAATAGTTTTCTGGTCACTCTCGATCTCCTCAAAGATACAACACTCAACTGGTCACCATTTATCTTTTTAATTTGGGGGTTATTTCTCTCTCTCGATATTTGGAAAACCTATCATCTGCAAGGAGAAGAATACGATCGCGCTTTTGAAAGCTGGAAACGCAAATATGAACTGCGACGTTCAGCAAAACTCCTCTGGCAAACCTTTAAGGAGAAATTAGCGGGTAATTAA
- a CDS encoding AtzE family amidohydrolase produces the protein MDADWKTLDAVAIAQAIRHRHCTATDVITAMLARIEAENPSRNCFTTITNEAAQKQARTIDRHIEQGSPLGILTGVPFAVKNLFDIAGIPTLAGSKINADQPPAQQDAGAIARLKQAGAVLVGALNMDEYAYGFVTENSHYGATPNPHDASRIAGGSSGASAAVVAAGLVPIALGSDTNGSVRVPAALCGVYGLKPTYGRLSRAGTVLLSDSLDHIGIFARSVRDLATVMDLLQGEDLDDPVSTKHPPEPCLPQLNLGIRDVRVAVADGYFATGAQPEALAVVEELARILGTTQRVTLPESERAKAAAYIITATEGASQHLHALRSRPQDFDPATRDRFLAGALIPSQWYDQAQRFRSWYRDRLREVFQQFDIILAPSTPCCAPYLGQKTIEISGETLQVRPHLGRFTQPISFVGLPVLSIPIYPSGSLPLGVQLITSPYNEALLLRLASILEREKIVTVTSNQ, from the coding sequence ATGGATGCGGATTGGAAAACCCTTGATGCTGTTGCGATCGCGCAGGCGATTCGTCATCGTCACTGCACCGCAACAGACGTAATTACAGCAATGCTGGCTCGAATCGAAGCGGAAAATCCCTCGCGAAATTGCTTTACGACAATCACCAATGAAGCAGCGCAAAAGCAAGCCCGCACCATTGACCGTCATATTGAGCAGGGGAGTCCTCTCGGGATCTTGACAGGAGTCCCCTTTGCCGTCAAGAATTTGTTTGATATCGCGGGAATCCCCACTCTGGCAGGGTCAAAAATTAATGCCGATCAGCCACCAGCGCAACAAGATGCAGGCGCGATCGCGCGTTTGAAGCAAGCTGGAGCGGTTTTAGTGGGGGCCTTGAATATGGATGAATATGCCTATGGCTTCGTCACGGAAAACAGTCATTATGGCGCGACTCCCAATCCTCATGATGCGTCTCGTATTGCTGGCGGGTCTTCTGGGGCCTCTGCTGCAGTGGTTGCTGCAGGTTTAGTGCCGATCGCGCTGGGATCAGATACCAATGGCTCGGTTCGCGTCCCCGCAGCGTTATGTGGGGTCTATGGGCTAAAACCGACCTATGGGCGACTGTCTCGGGCGGGTACGGTTTTACTTAGTGATAGTCTCGACCATATTGGTATTTTTGCGCGATCAGTGCGCGATTTAGCAACCGTAATGGATTTACTGCAAGGAGAAGATCTTGATGATCCTGTCTCCACTAAGCATCCCCCAGAGCCTTGTTTACCCCAACTCAATTTAGGGATTCGCGATGTGCGGGTAGCCGTTGCTGATGGTTATTTTGCCACTGGGGCGCAACCCGAAGCCTTAGCCGTGGTAGAAGAATTAGCGAGAATTTTAGGCACAACACAACGGGTGACGTTACCTGAATCCGAGCGAGCCAAAGCAGCAGCCTATATTATTACTGCAACGGAAGGGGCTTCTCAACATTTACACGCTCTTAGGTCACGCCCTCAGGATTTTGACCCTGCAACGCGCGATCGGTTTTTAGCAGGGGCATTAATTCCGAGTCAGTGGTATGATCAAGCGCAACGGTTTCGCAGTTGGTATCGCGATCGGCTGCGAGAAGTCTTTCAACAGTTTGATATTATTCTTGCCCCAAGCACCCCTTGTTGTGCGCCCTATTTAGGACAAAAAACCATAGAAATTTCAGGAGAAACCTTACAAGTTCGTCCTCATTTAGGACGCTTTACCCAACCGATTTCTTTTGTCGGTTTACCCGTTTTATCTATTCCTATTTATCCCTCGGGGAGTCTTCCTCTTGGCGTACAACTCATTACCTCTCCCTATAATGAAGCGTTGTTATTACGACTGGCTAGCATTTTAGAACGAGAAAAAATCGTCACTGTAACCAGTAATCAGTAA
- a CDS encoding flagellar motor protein — protein MASQVPELEKKLAQAQATADKIPRLQRQLASAQDTAEEVYSLQEKVESLQEKAEKVEELQAKLEAAQATTEEVSELRAQLAEAQATLAQTPESPPIIILSEQNQSYRFAVGSAAISPAFERALDNRIIPVLDRQSQQCDCDAIEVIGHTDSLPVSGGRSNLDEKLITAFNQEETPNLVPGSNLDLGMMRALSIIRYLKQAQQEGQLTQIEYFLPYSAGQMLKPNHTLDTSPETSENEGRRRIEMRLLKSTAWQEQIGNNR, from the coding sequence GTGGCAAGTCAAGTTCCAGAATTAGAAAAAAAGTTAGCGCAAGCACAAGCAACGGCTGACAAAATCCCCCGTTTACAAAGACAATTAGCTTCGGCACAAGACACTGCAGAAGAAGTTTATTCTTTGCAAGAAAAAGTGGAGTCGTTGCAAGAAAAAGCCGAAAAAGTTGAGGAATTACAAGCTAAATTAGAAGCAGCACAAGCGACAACGGAAGAAGTGTCTGAGTTAAGAGCGCAATTAGCCGAAGCACAAGCAACGTTAGCCCAAACCCCAGAAAGTCCACCGATTATTATTCTCTCCGAACAAAACCAAAGTTATCGCTTTGCAGTGGGATCAGCAGCAATTTCTCCCGCATTTGAAAGGGCTTTAGATAATCGCATTATTCCAGTTTTAGATCGCCAAAGTCAACAGTGTGATTGTGATGCCATTGAAGTGATTGGACATACCGATAGTTTACCCGTAAGCGGTGGACGCTCCAATTTAGATGAAAAACTAATTACCGCGTTTAATCAAGAAGAAACTCCGAATTTAGTCCCTGGTAGTAACCTGGATTTAGGGATGATGCGAGCCCTCTCCATTATTCGTTATTTGAAACAAGCACAACAGGAAGGACAGTTAACTCAAATTGAATATTTCCTTCCTTATTCCGCCGGTCAAATGTTAAAACCAAACCATACCCTTGATACCTCTCCAGAAACCAGCGAAAATGAGGGTCGTCGTCGTATTGAGATGCGTTTACTGAAATCTACAGCTTGGCAAGAGCAGATTGGCAATAACCGCTAA
- a CDS encoding YggT family protein yields MSPTALLTDSLANFLNIYLLLIFVRILLSWFQTAGWAQQAMSFLSPVTDPYLNIFRSFIPPLGGIDLSPILAIFSLQIISSLLTSV; encoded by the coding sequence ATGAGTCCAACTGCATTACTAACGGATAGTCTCGCTAACTTTCTTAATATTTATCTTCTTCTGATCTTTGTGCGGATTCTCTTAAGCTGGTTTCAAACAGCGGGCTGGGCCCAACAAGCAATGTCATTCCTCAGCCCGGTTACTGATCCCTATCTAAATATTTTCCGCTCTTTTATCCCTCCTTTAGGTGGGATTGATTTATCTCCGATTTTGGCAATTTTTAGCCTGCAAATTATTTCTAGCTTATTAACGAGTGTTTAA
- a CDS encoding DUF4278 domain-containing protein has translation MRLTYRGINYETETMPLETTEGEVVGTYRGQPWRDHYPRHIPELEPKLWLQYRGVNYSKRPVVQSSHRSDLPIPAVTPHSELPSPRHFTTQNEESEAANAHLESIRRNLERRISVAREQGNEHLLSMLEQEYRDLAISH, from the coding sequence ATGAGATTAACCTATCGCGGGATTAACTATGAAACAGAAACAATGCCTCTAGAAACAACAGAAGGCGAGGTCGTCGGAACATATAGAGGACAGCCTTGGCGTGATCATTATCCGCGCCACATTCCCGAACTCGAACCGAAACTCTGGTTACAATATCGAGGAGTCAATTATAGCAAGCGTCCAGTTGTTCAATCTTCTCACCGATCAGATCTTCCAATTCCAGCAGTGACTCCTCATTCTGAGTTACCCAGTCCTCGACACTTTACAACGCAAAATGAGGAAAGTGAAGCAGCTAACGCTCATCTTGAAAGTATCCGTCGGAACTTAGAACGTCGGATTTCTGTGGCGAGAGAACAAGGAAATGAGCACTTACTCTCAATGTTGGAACAAGAATATCGAGATTTGGCGATTAGTCATTAA
- a CDS encoding bifunctional aminoglycoside phosphotransferase/ATP-binding protein translates to MTSSDRLLERMNRPDFYPHFTNDSIQQLQTHISYIFLTGEYAYKLKKPLDLGFLDFSTLEKRHYYCQQELDLNQPIAPDIYLGVLPITQQENTLELNGKGQVIEYVLKMRQFPQSALLSVMQREGQLSESLIAQLGKRVATFHQHAKTSDYISQFGKPRVIAEAINNNYKQTEKYIGITQTEKQFQETKAFTENFLKTRESLFQARVDQGLIRECHGDLHLKNICWWRDKIQLFDRIEFNEPFRFVDVMYDVAFTVMDLQFRGCPDFANVFLNCYLEQTGDWEGIQVLPLYLSRQAYVRAKVNSLMLDDPHIGAEDKQHASEQASQYYHLAWEYTRPQTGRLWMMSGLSGSGKTTIAQEMAKQQQAIHLRSDAVRKHLAGIDVEDTGSEEIYTAEMSQKTYNRLLALGTLLASQGWSVILDAKYDRKDLRQAVIREAKKYQLPLQIVYCDAPIEVLRDRVANRSGDISDATPDLLAKQRANAEPFTKAEQAYLVTLDTSQDWKQLSETLANL, encoded by the coding sequence ATGACTAGCTCTGATCGGCTTTTAGAGAGGATGAATCGCCCTGACTTTTATCCTCATTTTACAAATGATTCGATTCAACAGTTACAAACTCACATTTCCTATATTTTTCTGACAGGAGAGTATGCTTACAAGCTCAAAAAACCTCTTGATCTGGGGTTTTTAGATTTTTCAACCTTAGAAAAGCGACACTATTATTGTCAGCAAGAATTAGATTTAAATCAGCCGATCGCGCCTGATATTTATCTGGGCGTTTTACCCATTACCCAACAAGAAAATACTCTCGAACTCAACGGTAAGGGTCAAGTTATAGAATATGTCTTAAAAATGCGTCAATTTCCCCAATCAGCCCTTTTAAGTGTGATGCAAAGAGAGGGTCAATTATCAGAATCTTTGATTGCACAATTAGGAAAACGAGTCGCGACTTTCCATCAGCACGCCAAAACGAGCGACTACATCTCTCAATTTGGTAAACCGAGAGTTATTGCAGAAGCGATTAACAATAACTACAAACAAACCGAGAAATATATTGGTATCACTCAAACTGAAAAACAGTTTCAGGAAACAAAAGCCTTTACAGAGAACTTTTTAAAAACTCGGGAGTCTCTATTTCAAGCCAGAGTGGATCAAGGTTTGATTCGGGAATGTCACGGCGATTTGCACCTGAAAAATATTTGTTGGTGGCGTGATAAAATTCAACTGTTTGATCGCATCGAATTTAATGAACCGTTTCGGTTTGTCGATGTGATGTATGATGTGGCCTTTACGGTGATGGATTTACAGTTTCGAGGCTGTCCTGATTTTGCCAATGTTTTTCTCAATTGCTATTTAGAACAAACGGGAGACTGGGAAGGGATACAAGTGTTACCCTTATATCTCAGCCGACAGGCTTATGTTCGCGCTAAAGTTAATTCTTTAATGTTAGATGATCCTCATATCGGTGCAGAAGACAAACAACACGCCAGTGAACAAGCTAGCCAATACTATCATTTAGCGTGGGAATATACCCGACCCCAAACTGGACGCTTGTGGATGATGTCAGGGTTATCGGGTTCGGGGAAAACCACGATCGCGCAGGAAATGGCAAAACAGCAGCAGGCGATTCATTTACGATCCGATGCGGTACGAAAACATCTCGCAGGGATTGATGTTGAAGACACAGGAAGTGAGGAGATTTACACAGCAGAAATGAGCCAAAAAACTTATAATCGCCTGTTAGCGTTAGGGACTCTTCTTGCGTCTCAAGGTTGGTCAGTGATTTTAGATGCGAAATATGACCGAAAAGACTTAAGACAAGCGGTGATTCGTGAGGCAAAAAAATACCAGTTGCCTTTACAGATTGTCTATTGTGATGCACCAATTGAAGTCTTGCGCGATCGTGTTGCAAACCGATCAGGCGATATTTCTGATGCCACTCCCGACTTACTAGCAAAACAACGAGCGAATGCTGAACCCTTTACAAAAGCAGAACAGGCTTATCTCGTAACACTTGATACCAGTCAAGACTGGAAGCAACTGTCTGAAACCCTTGCCAATCTTTAA
- a CDS encoding PstS family phosphate ABC transporter substrate-binding protein has translation MINEQGHIKKLTKSVVVFLGVLTLTSACGSTSTNNSDTGKTMIEVDGSSTVYPITNEIAQEYQLISANQPEIRVNVSGTGGGFRRFCAGETDINDASRPINAEEMETCEENGVKYVELPVAYDALSVVVHPDNDWVSEITTETLAKIWQPSAETTVMQWNEVNSQWPRRPLNLYGPGVDSGTFDYFTEAIVGKAGASRQDYIDSEDDTLIVRGVSEDPYALGYFGYSYYEENQKELKALAIDNGSGAVMPSRETVRTGEYQPLSRPLLIYVNVESLETKPELSKFLEYYLTQGRPSVKVVGSIPLPDEIYNLALKRMENKQTGTVFEGETPINLKIEDLLQKEARSYINSDAEK, from the coding sequence ATGATTAATGAGCAAGGACACATTAAAAAACTTACGAAATCAGTGGTCGTTTTTCTAGGTGTATTAACCCTAACAAGCGCTTGTGGTTCCACGAGTACCAATAATTCTGACACTGGGAAAACAATGATTGAAGTTGACGGTTCAAGTACCGTTTATCCCATTACCAATGAAATCGCCCAAGAATACCAACTGATTTCGGCGAATCAACCCGAAATTAGAGTTAATGTTTCTGGGACTGGTGGCGGATTTCGTCGCTTTTGTGCAGGAGAAACCGATATTAATGACGCTTCTCGTCCGATTAATGCCGAAGAAATGGAAACCTGTGAAGAAAATGGCGTAAAATACGTTGAGCTTCCTGTGGCTTATGACGCGCTTAGTGTTGTTGTTCACCCCGACAATGATTGGGTGAGTGAAATAACAACAGAGACTTTAGCGAAGATTTGGCAACCCAGTGCGGAAACGACAGTAATGCAGTGGAATGAAGTGAATTCGCAATGGCCCCGTCGTCCGCTTAATTTATACGGTCCTGGGGTTGATTCTGGCACATTTGATTATTTTACAGAAGCCATTGTTGGTAAAGCAGGGGCAAGTCGCCAAGATTATATTGATAGTGAAGATGATACCTTAATCGTCCGTGGAGTCAGTGAAGACCCTTATGCTTTGGGATATTTTGGTTATTCCTATTATGAAGAAAACCAGAAAGAATTAAAAGCCCTTGCGATTGATAATGGTTCTGGTGCGGTTATGCCCTCTCGGGAAACAGTGAGAACGGGAGAATATCAGCCGTTATCTCGTCCTCTCTTAATTTACGTTAACGTAGAGTCTTTGGAGACTAAACCAGAACTGAGTAAATTTTTAGAATATTACTTGACTCAAGGACGACCCTCCGTGAAAGTGGTCGGTTCAATTCCACTCCCTGATGAAATTTATAATTTAGCCCTGAAACGAATGGAAAACAAACAAACGGGAACAGTTTTTGAAGGGGAAACGCCGATTAACCTTAAAATTGAAGACTTATTGCAGAAAGAAGCCCGTTCCTATATCAACTCTGATGCTGAAAAATGA
- a CDS encoding adenosine kinase, with product MAYNVYGLGNALLDIEFKVTPDLLQNLGIDKGVMTLIEADRQQQLINDLKEYMGKKSGGGSAANTMFAISQFGGKCFYSCKVANDEMGQSYLQDLVDCGINTNLEHHEPEPGITGQCLVFVTPDADRTMNTHLGISAQFSEKELVPEAIKESEYTYIEGYLVTDPSSKAAAVKAREIAQQAGKKVALSLSDLNMAKFFKPGFLEMIGDGIDLIFANESEALTMAETEDLGKAADYLKTLSKGFVITRGPKGSLVYDGENLIEVAPHAVKAVDTVGAGDMFAGAFLYGITNGMSFADAGKLASAASARLVTSYGPRLEPEEAKEVLATV from the coding sequence ATGGCATATAACGTCTATGGTTTAGGAAACGCACTATTAGACATTGAATTTAAAGTCACGCCCGATCTCCTGCAGAATCTAGGGATTGACAAAGGTGTGATGACCCTCATTGAAGCAGATCGTCAACAACAGTTGATCAATGATCTCAAAGAGTACATGGGGAAAAAAAGCGGTGGCGGATCTGCTGCGAACACAATGTTCGCCATTAGTCAGTTTGGTGGAAAGTGTTTCTATTCCTGTAAAGTGGCTAATGATGAAATGGGACAATCCTATCTCCAAGATTTAGTCGATTGTGGCATCAATACTAACTTAGAACATCATGAACCCGAACCTGGCATCACGGGACAGTGTCTGGTGTTTGTTACTCCTGATGCTGACCGCACCATGAATACTCACTTGGGAATTTCCGCACAATTTTCTGAGAAAGAATTAGTTCCCGAAGCGATTAAAGAGTCAGAATATACTTACATTGAAGGATATCTCGTTACTGACCCCAGTAGCAAAGCAGCAGCGGTCAAAGCGCGAGAAATTGCCCAACAAGCTGGAAAGAAAGTTGCGCTTTCCCTGTCTGACTTGAACATGGCAAAATTCTTTAAACCAGGTTTCCTCGAAATGATTGGTGATGGCATTGATTTAATCTTCGCTAACGAAAGTGAAGCCCTCACCATGGCAGAAACTGAAGACTTAGGGAAAGCAGCAGACTACCTCAAAACCCTCAGCAAAGGTTTCGTCATTACTCGCGGTCCAAAAGGGTCTTTAGTCTATGATGGTGAAAATCTCATTGAAGTTGCACCCCATGCTGTGAAAGCAGTGGATACGGTTGGCGCAGGAGATATGTTTGCTGGGGCCTTCCTTTATGGGATTACTAACGGCATGAGTTTTGCTGATGCGGGTAAACTTGCCTCGGCTGCATCCGCACGATTAGTCACTAGTTATGGCCCCCGTTTAGAACCGGAAGAAGCAAAAGAAGTTCTCGCGACAGTCTAA
- a CDS encoding response regulator transcription factor, with protein sequence MQILLVDDERELTTPLSRVLTQEGYQVDVANNGVVGEELATNNNYHLLILDWLMPEKSGLELCRSLRSRGNQTPVLFLTAKDTVDDRVAGLDVGADDYIVKPFELREFLARVRALMRRSACELPVSSRLQVSDLEFDPDNQLAYRNGRTIELSEKEGKLLKYFMQFPQQLLTHQQIYQHLWGEESTASSNVLAALVRLLRRKIEVPGEITLIHTVYGKGYRFGERSDPQEGTN encoded by the coding sequence ATGCAAATCTTACTGGTCGATGATGAACGGGAGTTAACAACGCCTCTGTCTCGGGTTTTGACACAAGAAGGGTATCAGGTTGATGTGGCAAATAATGGAGTCGTTGGGGAAGAATTGGCAACAAACAATAATTATCATTTATTGATTTTGGATTGGTTGATGCCAGAAAAATCAGGGTTAGAGTTATGCCGATCGCTGCGATCGCGCGGAAATCAAACTCCAGTTTTATTTTTAACAGCTAAAGATACGGTAGATGATCGAGTGGCGGGTTTAGATGTTGGTGCAGATGACTACATTGTCAAGCCCTTTGAGTTAAGAGAATTTCTCGCCAGAGTCCGCGCTTTAATGCGACGTTCCGCTTGTGAACTCCCTGTCAGTTCTCGTCTCCAAGTTTCTGATTTAGAATTTGACCCTGATAATCAACTGGCTTATCGCAATGGACGAACCATTGAACTCTCAGAAAAAGAGGGAAAACTTTTAAAGTATTTTATGCAATTTCCCCAGCAACTGTTAACCCATCAACAAATTTATCAACATCTGTGGGGAGAAGAGAGTACAGCCAGCAGTAATGTTTTAGCAGCTTTAGTGCGTTTATTACGACGTAAAATCGAAGTTCCTGGTGAAATTACCTTGATTCATACGGTTTATGGAAAAGGCTACCGCTTCGGAGAAAGATCAGATCCACAAGAGGGAACCAATTAA